Below is a genomic region from Leucoraja erinacea ecotype New England chromosome 23, Leri_hhj_1, whole genome shotgun sequence.
AAGCTCACACCACACGTCTCAGGATATAAGAGGGGTCACGGTACCTTGAAGGGTCCTCGACCTGGCTGAAGGGGCCCTGGACTCTCAGCACGTTCCGCTTCATGTCTGAATTCCCGTAACTCAAGGTAACCTGAAACAGTTATGATTAACAAGTTAAGTATCACGTATAGAAACCTGGGAAAAGGGGATCAAGATTATCTTTGGTCCTCAGCAACACACACCAGATGCCTGGGTTCAAtcatgatctcgggtgctgtctgtgtggagtctgcacgtgctcagtgaccttgtgggtttcctccgtgctCCGgtgtactcccacatcccaaagacgtgagggtttgtaggtcaattggcctctgactcgaaacgtcacctatccatgttcaccagggatgctgtctggtctgctgagttactccagcagtttgtgtctttccatGGTATGATTAGACTTGCTTCTGATTAATTAGTAATTAGTCAAATCATCTGTTGTCATTCACTGCTTGGGCTCGTGAGGACTGCCCACGTGGGTGAAATGCTGGTGGCACATACATAACCCACTGCATTTTTTGATAAAAGCATCTTTAAGGCTTTGCAGTGCACATATCCTTCCTTGCTGTTGGTGTCCATGCAAATGCTCATTCAATAAGCTGCTTCAGCTGTTTGGGGGCCTGACTGCCCAATTTAATTAACACCttatattttaaactttattaCTCTTTTTGTAACATTAAAAAAtttgaaaatctatttttttttacttttcagAGGTGTCGTCGGTATGTTATATTGTCACAAATAAATACTGCCAACACCTACAATTGCTTTTAGTTtaatatattgtcacatgtactcggCTATAGTGAaaagtgtttggtttagtttagagaaaggccctttggcccactgagtccacgctgaccagcaatccccgcacactaacactatcctacacacacacactagggacaatttgcatttataccaagccaacgaacctacaaacctgtaagtctttggagtgtgggaggaaacctgagcacccggagaaaacccacacaggttacggggagaacgtgtaaactccgtacagacagcacccattagtcaggatcgaagccggctcTCTAGCaccaagtcagcaactctaccgctgtgccaccgtgccgctctgttgcgtgctaaccagtcaccagtggaaagacaatacatgattataagcgTGGAGGAAAGAGGAAGGTAGGGTGAAGTTCGGGGAACCGACCTGTTTGAGGATGGTGGGAGCAGGGAGCTGCTGCAGGTTTTCCAGGTGGGAGTGGAACAGGTCACTGTGGATCATCTTCACCTCCAGCAGGCCCTCGATGATGTAGCCGATCGTACAGTCGTCTGGCAGACGGATCTTCTCCGCCGTGCTGATAAAGTTCCCAAAACTGTTAAACAAAACGGAAATGTGGTTCTTATACCGATTGGGACTTTCATCCATATTTACAATCGAAACACATTGATTTTTAGAACCAAGAGAATCAGCTCAAATTTAGCTTTGAAGAGTGTACAGTGTATCTCTAATCAGATGACAGtacagttatagaaacatagaaacatagaaattaggtgcaggagtaggccattcggccctttgagcatgcaccgccattcaatatgatcatggctgatcatccaactcagtcctaTTATCGTTTCTTATTTCAAAACTCATTATTGGTCATTTGCTTAGACGTTATCCATTTTGAGCAGATCTAATCAGAGTAATGATGGAAGGAGAAAagatgatagaacatagaacagtacagcattggaataggcccttcagcccactatgtctgtgctgaacgtgatgccaagacacATTTTTATCAGCCAGCACTtaatccataaccctccactccctttaaatccacgtgcctatccaaatgcctcttaaacgccactatatcTTCTCTGAATATGTTAGACGCATAGGCTTTTGAGTTGTACACATTCCCCGTTATGTGACTTCCTGAATTTGATGTTAATTGCTAATAATGAACGTCACAATAGTAAATGGTTTGGGTTGGATGTCATGGTGTACCAATCAGCTTCTGATAGTTAAAAAATAACACCATGACTGGCCTGCAGGAAGGAGATGTGAATCAGTCAGCTGCAGAACTCAAGAAGCAGCGTGGTCTAGCAAAATTGAACAAACCAGAGAAAATGCTTGGATATGGTTAACTGGATAGCAAATAATGTGGAAGTGACTGCAGTCAGCAGAAACAAAAAGATGTCAGTTTATTTTTAGGGCTCTAAAGGCCAACAGAAAAAAAGAGAGTGAGCGAGAATGAGCATGTCATGTTTTTGAGCTGATTTTGAATCAGCATGGAGCCAAGCAATATACAATCAAACTCTGCACCTCAAGACCAAATAGTAAACAGCTTTCATACCTTTCAGTCTGACTGAAATGTATCAATCCATTAAtccagatgatttttttttaaatttaatgtcAATCAGCTTATAGAAAACATTTAGTGATCATCAACATGCAATTTTCACACAAATGttcaaggagctgcagatacaggaatcctgagtaaaacgcaaagtactggaggaactcagcgggtcaggcagcatctgtggagggaatggacagacaacattttggatcagtctgaacaagatcctggcccaaaatgttatctgtatattccctccacagatgcttcctgacctgctgacttcctccagcatgttatccactttgtttaCGTATTTGCTGAGATAATGATGTATAAATGTTGAAAATCatggttataaccatataaccataacagcacggaaacaggccatctcggccctacaagtccgtgccgaacaactttttttcccttagttccacctgcctgcactcataccataaccctccattcccttctcatccatatgcctatccaatttatttttaaatgataccaacgaacctgcctccaccacttccactggaagctcattccacaccgctaccactctctgagtaaagaagttccccctcatgttacccctaaacttctgtcccttaattctgaagtcatgtcctcttgtttgaatcttccctattctcaaagggaaaagcttgtccacatcaactctgtctatccctctcatcattttaaagacctctatcaagtccccccttaaccttctgcgctccagagaataaagacccaacttattcaacctatctttgtaacttagttgttgaaacccaggcaacattctagtaaatctcctctgtactctctctattttgttgacatccttcctataattgggcgaccaaaattgtacaccatactccagatttggtctcaccaatgccttgtacaattttaacattacatcccagcttatgTGATGTGATGAATCTTTAATGTGCTACAAGTAGTTACTTAGTTCAGTTTCAGCCTTGTTTCCTGAGAAAATCTACACTTGAAGCGTGTGAGCAGAATGCAATATGGTGCAATGGAATTAACCGAGTGTGTACTTGAGGGATTCAACTTATAGTCCATGTTGATATCAGTGAATTTCATTTCCCTGCAAGTTTGCAAATGGTTCAGTAACAAGCGGAATTAATGTTTAATATATAAACTCAATTATCAATGCCATAAGAAAATACAGTACCAGGTCATTCAGCCTTGTACTCATTCTATCCTGAAGAGATGGTGCAAgcagtggggaatctgtggaattcattgccacagaaggctgtgaaggccaagccaatggacacttttgatagattcttgattcgtaagagTGTCCTacgggttatgggggagaaggcaggagaatggggttgagagtgaaagatagatccgtcatgattgaatggtgcagtagacttgatgggctgaatggcttaattttgctcctGTCACACAAGCTTAAGTAGCAGGgtcttttagattagattagatagcctttattgtcattcagaccgaagtctgaacgaaattgcagcagtcatacatataatacaataaaaacaacaataaacacatattaacatccaccacagtgagtccacccagcatctcctcacagtgatggtggcaaaagtcttaggtctgcagtctcttccctcctcttctccctctgtgctgaggcgataccccccgagCGATGTTATAaaccagtcccgcggctcaaacaccgcggcccggggtggtcgaagctgccgcccaccagtcctgcagacgcagccgctggcccgcggccgaaccccggactcaggccaccaccgccagaacaccgtcccagccacccttacgtgagtaccgcaccgtcttcagcctcgggctgggccgccccgacatgggcgccgaacctccctcgggctgcgagcgccgcacctccccgagctcggccgctccgacgggaacctcgttccaccctcgggctggccgccctcaccggagcgtcccaacctcttccagccccgagccggaccaccctcacgggagcgagctcagggcgagtcctgacgggctctgcctccggagcctcgaggtcgtcagctccattgggcctcagcgcagacggaggcagagaaggggtaatacgacaaaaaggtcgcattcccccgcagggagagactgcaaaccccgtttcaacccccaccccacccaaatcacaaactaaaaaccaaaaactagactaaccaaaacaaaataaacaacacaaacaaacgggactgccggtgagccgccgcagccagagccgcgccgccactccgattaTACATTATACTTGAGATTTTACATTCCATCTGAAGGATTTAACATTAAGCAACAGGACAGTTGTTTTtttagcacagcacaggaacaagtgcTTAGAATCTGAAGTCAGCTGGAACCAGGGCATTTAGAAACAGAGCCAGGACCAATATCAATGAGCTTATCTGGCACAGTCACAATTGAGTGTTTCTTCAGCTGCAATCAGATTGACCCAATTAATTATAAGaagatttacattttacattgtgCGTCTGAGTGTCCAGAGTAATTACCAGTGGCATTACAACCATAGAAGGACTTTTGAAGTCAACTAAATCAGATAGACACTGGTCTTAAAATTATGATTTTAAACACGTAAAGGAAATGGCTACTGGGAATCGAGGGAAAACTTGGCAGATCAAGTAGAATGACTGATGCATGCACCAAACTAAATAGCCAATGGATAAACAGTTAAAGACAATACCTGGCCCAGGGACTCATTTTCAATGCCAGCCCACGGCTGATGCAGAAGCCAGCACCGCCCGTAGCAAACCAAAACTTCACAGAGGtctaaaggacacaaagagcaCAACTCGTCCATACCATTCATAAAAATAACCAAAGAAATGAGCACATTATGTCGTATTCTCATCAAAACATCCAGTTACACATGAGGGGATTAGACATGATGAACACAGTGGGTTTTTTTTGCCCTGAGTTGGGAAATCAAGAAGCTGAGGGCAAAGGAACCTGACGGGCAACTTGTTTCACACAGTAAATGCTggacatggaatgagctgtcagaggaagtgatTGAAGCAACATTTAGAAGCAATAGCAACATTTAGCAGacataggaaaggattagagagatatgggctaaatgcatatgggtgagactagtgcagatggagcatcatggtcagcatgtgaaagttaggtcgaagggcctgtttccatgctgtacgaccctATTAgcattgccaactgtcccgtattaaccgggacatcccgtatattgggctaaattagttTATCCCTTACGGGACTGCTcgtgtcccgtatttgactgctactactcgggtcgaggggactgtcgggtcgtagTGCTGCGTCTGGCCCCATCTCACCCATCCTGACGTAGTGCATCCCATGGAgcacagcagcagcacctcgccgtGGCCtcatcggtcggcagcccggccagctgtccgaccttcgcttactgccaacatcaccaccccccccttctcatggctgatcatcggttcatgagttggatggggtgctgggcCTTGAGCGCAACATCGCGGgcagcaaagtccggcgcccaggccaaaactcctccgctggcccaccggctgggctttgtgtgcagtccaccacccgagccaactcatcattcacccagccacagtCGACCCGGTCAACgtattgccgtggggaatttgtcccttattttgaccttttttcccttatttgggaatgagGAAAGTTGGCAACCGTAGacgttatgactctatgactctaaatggaaCCGGCTTACACgaggcatcttagttggcatgggcgCGCTGGGCTGAagttgtttccttgctgcataacTATGACTCGAAATGTGGTTATCACCCGTGCCAGAATCATCAGGACATCCCTGACAATCCAACTTTTCAAAacttggagagaaaaaaaaatgataagATAAGTAGTACTGCTTGAAAACAAAGATATCTGGGCACTGCCCATCCTGGGCAGTGCCCAGATATCTTTGTTTACAAGCAGTACTGCTTATCTTATCATTTTTCCATGAAACATCTTGGGTGTGTGAGCATGTTGGAATGAGAAAAAAGATGCTGGAGGAAATAAATGCCGGTAAATAATGTAACACTAGAGATATTGGTGAGCAGGACAACAGATAAATTCCAATGACGGGCCACAATGGCACAGCGATAGCATTgccgccttgcagtgccagagacccacgtttgatcctgaccacgagtgctgtctgtaccaagtttgcatgttctcactgtaaccgcctgggttttctccgaatgcttccgtttcctccctcattcccaagacgtgcgggtttgtaggctaattggcttctgtaaattgtccctagtgtgtgtcttcACCCCACCGAGATCATGCtgaccattgaccacccaaacACAGGGGGAAGGTGCAAACTTcggagacagcacccgaggtcaggatcgaaccctggtctctggtgttgcGATGGAGCAGCTCTCCCAGTTGTGCCCCTGTGTCGCCCTTATTTCTTCTGCTGTTTCATTCATTCTTCACGTTGGTGTAAATTAGGAACACTTACCGACCCACCACTCcttaccctctccaaagcttcaacAGGGTGATCAAGGCTTGGTCTGCCAATATAAACATCTTGGGTGTGCGAATATGTGGACAACAGGTGGACCAGACTTCGAATATTTACATAATTATCATCATCAAAGTGGCAAAACCATCTAGAAAACATCATATAACAAGGAGAAAATTAATATTTTAGTCAACCCCAAACTAAATGGAAATGTTTTGCAGGACCGCATGATGGTGCTGTGTCCAACaactccagtgacctgggtttatCCTGATGTCTGCtgttgtctgcgtggagtttgcatgttcaccctgtgaccgcgtgcgttgcTCATAGATATTCCAaacttctcccacatcccaaaatgtaCTAGTTGGTCGTACACCAGGGACATTTAAACATTATTACATAACTTTTGGCTGCCAATAAACTGCAATCCCAAAAATACACTTACCAACATAAATATTACATTTGAAGATTTTGCATTCCTCATTCATTCCCTACacccaggagcaatttacagagtccaattaaacgacaaacccgcatgtcactgggacgtgggaggaaacccagcggtcacagggagaacgtgtaaactccacatagacagcacccaaggtcaggatcgaacccatggtttctggtgctgtgatgcagccgctatacctgctgtgccaccctaatgtcTCAATTTAAGAAACACTACAGTAATGCtgtaagaagggttttggcccgaaacgtcgcctatttccttcgctccatagatgctgctgcacccgctgagtttctccagcatttttgtgtaccatgcaaTTTACCACGCAGATAGATCTTTGGAATAAAGACATTCATTGTTTTCTTTTGGATAGGAAATAGCCTATCCACCCAAAACATCGCAGAGAATTGAAATTGCCATACAACAATCCTGAGATAAAAAGCAAGTTAAAAATTACAGGTAAAAATGTAAATGTAGAAGAGAAGTTATGGAATCTGGGACTGCAGACTCAAAACTAGTAAATGACCAATTAGATATAAAAAGCATATAAAAATCAGAACATAATGATGCAACcgtacaagttgttggtgagtcCATACTGGGAGTGCAGTTGTGGTCATCCACGTGTAGATAGGATGTCATTAATTGGAAAGAGTGGAGATGAGAATCACTGTGATGTTACCTGGGTTGCAAGCTtgttatagggaaaggttggataggctgggatttcTTTCTTTGGAGCAtaagaagctgaggggtgaccttattgaggtgtataggatcgtgaggggcatggataaagtgaatgctcacagtacTTTTCTGAGGATAGAACTAGAAgggttaaggtgtgaggggagagATTCAACAGGGGCCGTGAAGGCATATTTTGCAACCAGAGGGTAGTCTATTTCTAGAATAAGCTGTCAGAAGCAGAAGAACTGAATACAATTAGgagtcatttggacagatatgtggatggGAAGGGGTTAGAGGGCTTTGGGCCAAACACTGCAAAATGGGATGTCCAATATGCCAACATGGTCGGCATGTACGATATGGGCCGAAAGGTCTATGtccgtactgtatgactctatgactatcaatACACAATTATATATTAATAATAACTTACTCAGCATGCTTACTTTTTTTTAGATTCAATGAATTTGTCATACTCCACAGACATCTTACAGCAAAGTGCTTGGCGTGTATATGCAGCAGAGCAGTTAGTATTGATCATGTTGCCTCCTAAACAAAGAGAAAGAAGTGCAGAGTTGGTTTACCATTTGAAAAACATCCATAACATCTATTTACTTGTAGAcacaagaaacggcagatgctggaatcctgagcaaaaagagtgctggagaaactcagtaggttaggcagcatctgtgaaggaactgAGAGATGAtagcctttcttcagacccttcaattGCCTATGCAGTGAGTCTGAAGAGAAGCCCCAACCAGAAACGTTGTATGTTCATttgctcctcagatgctgcctgacctgctgaattcctctagcattttgctcaagagagtctgaagaagggtcctgaccagaaacattgcctgtccattccctccacagcaaAATATTGGCATACCCAACCACATTatcgattagcaaagtgtacagaaatagtctactgagcccgcaaGGAAAGAGGCACTATGTTTTGGCGCcaatttcaaagtccagtccacgctctagGTCTTTGAGTGATGcctgatccaggcaagccccaggctgctgtgggccTCCAGCTATTGCCGCCCTTAGACGTGACATCCCTCTTCTCACCCGTCCACTTTTGTGCCCCAGGAGGGCCTCCAGCAGCTGATCTTGAGGCCAGACTCCGGTCTCCTCTCCTACCAGCTTCGCTCCTTGCATCTGCCGTCATTACTGGTTCCATCCTCCCGCCTTTGGTCTTCGGGGGAACTAGCACGGGCCGCTCGGCGGGCTCCCCCTGCAGGCTGCAGCCCACCAGGTCCTCCTCACACTAgtagttatcccaccttctcatccactctctacacactagaggaaatttacagaagccaattaacctgcaaacctgcacgtctttgggatgttgtggaaaaccggagcacccggaggaaacatgcGCGGTCGCAGTGGGaacatacaaaccctgtacagagtttggtcagactcaggatcaaacctgcctcttgcatgcgggcgtAGTAGACTATTTATGTACACTAAGCTAATCGTGGATGCGCTTAGGTATGCcaatactttactggactgtatgtaagaaaaggatttcactgtgcgtttacacacgtgacaataaaaatattgaatcattgaacgggtgatcgatgatcggcatggacttggtggaccgatgagcccgtttccatgttgtatctttcgaTCAAATATCATAATTTCATGTTACAAGGCATGACACAAATTAAATGCACATATCCAGATCCATCACAAAATAATTTGCTTAATGTATTTTGCCAGTGGCAGTCATGGGGTACAAACTATAATGGTGCATGAAGAGTTTCTGAAGATTTCTAACTAATTTGTTGATAAACTCAATGAATGGGTTTATTGAAACGCTCAGTGCAACCGAGCAAGAGGCTGGGGGTCATCAACTCTCCTTCCACGTGGAGCAAGTCACATCTGGACCTCCAGCACTTGGTCAATGTCCACACTACAATACTTTTACTGCTGTACTCACCAGCCTTTGCCCGCAATTCTTTATCCTCGCCATCCGTGAATATAAATGTCTTGTGGAAAGAAAGAAGAGTATTAAGGGAAGGCAgactcaaaatgctagagtaactcagcagaacaggcagcatctcttaaaaTAGTATTAAGGGGCTGTCTGGTATATTTAATTCATCGCTGGTTAATTAGTTTGCATGCCCAAATTCAACTGTTTCATGGAATGGATAagtttatattttaaatataaaactTACTGAAATGTGCAATTTGTCTGGCAGGACATCGATTAGCAAAACTACAAGCAAAATACATttggagacataagaaactgcagatgctggaaacttgagcaaaacacaatgtccaAAAACAAAACAGACTGTCCACCGCAACAAGGGATTCCCAAGAGGCTGAGGGAAagctatggaactggtgcgctgcaACGctgacactatattctgcactctgcttcttcccctttgctctgtcaattgtacttgagtttgacgatggtATTTCTGTATAGTATATTTCACTTTGgactcacgtgagtgactacgtgaagaacccgtccagcatgcatgcgcgacatgagcgttcacgcagtgcaacagcgaagTAGCGGGAatcaggcgctcccgctgcagcttaaaaaagacggactgtcaggtaagtttattctgaggtcgttttttccgaaaaagaagtgttttgttttgtctcaccaggGAGAACATGAGCAAAACAAGACAAACCAAGAAATCctccccccgttcgactccaacggaggagcgttccatcagtggggggcaagaggcggtaggaccgctaacccagcgatccgccatc
It encodes:
- the rfng gene encoding beta-1,3-N-acetylglucosaminyltransferase radical fringe isoform X2 → MRFHGSANVRLCFLLALSLCTSLLLLVGLQQWARQDLLASIPWRSGNATRLRSSLHGQGLAATSAGSSSTRPSPIPTRGPPWHQVAEALRGSQNSLEEKEPPWRERAGVTPEEEAALLLWDTPLHRPGSGKHNVKLSDIFIAVKTTRKYHKARLDLLFQTWISLVQNQTFIFTDGEDKELRAKAGGNMINTNCSAAYTRQALCCKMSVEYDKFIESKKKWFCHFDDDNYVNIRSLVHLLSTYSHTQDVYIGRPSLDHPVEALERTSVKFWFATGGAGFCISRGLALKMSPWASFGNFISTAEKIRLPDDCTIGYIIEGLLEVKMIHSDLFHSHLENLQQLPAPTILKQVTLSYGNSDMKRNVLRVQGPFSQVEDPSRFKSIHCLLYHDVWCPPEDGE
- the rfng gene encoding beta-1,3-N-acetylglucosaminyltransferase radical fringe isoform X1, which gives rise to MRFHGSANVRLCFLLALSLCTSLLLLVGLQQWARQDLLASIPWRSGNATRLRSSLHGQGLAATSAGSSSTRPSPIPTRGPPWHQVAEALRGSQNSLEEKEPPWRERAGVTPEEEAALLLWDTPLHRPGSGKHNVKLSDIFIAVKTTRKYHKARLDLLFQTWISLVQNQTFIFTDGEDKELRAKAGGNMINTNCSAAYTRQALCCKMSVEYDKFIESKKKWFCHFDDDNYVNIRSLVHLLSTYSHTQDVYIGRPSLDHPVEALERVRSGGSTSVKFWFATGGAGFCISRGLALKMSPWASFGNFISTAEKIRLPDDCTIGYIIEGLLEVKMIHSDLFHSHLENLQQLPAPTILKQVTLSYGNSDMKRNVLRVQGPFSQVEDPSRFKSIHCLLYHDVWCPPEDGE